One Camelus ferus isolate YT-003-E chromosome 19, BCGSAC_Cfer_1.0, whole genome shotgun sequence genomic window, AGGCGATCAGACAGGCAGCTTCTGTGTCTCTTTAATATCCTCCAGGCCCATCCAACCCCTACCCACCCATTCCCACTCCCTCCGCCTTTAATGAGGAGGCCCGGGtgcaccctcccccagcccaaggACTAAGGCACCAGGTGGCTGCAGCAGGCCGGCCCagacacagaaatacacacacagatggaGGACACACTGACTGCAGACGAAGACAAGcgaggcaggaagaggggcaggggccGGGATCAGGCCGCTGCGGGGCTCCCACAGGCTCGGGGCCCGTCCTGAAGGCCGTGGGAGGCCCAGACAGCCCCCATAGGGGACCAGTCGGGAGGACGAGGGGCGCCGCAGCGGGGCGGGATCCTCACTTGCCGCCTTTGCGGGACAGACACCGCGGGAGGCAAGAGAAAGTCTGCTTGACGCGCACCAGCAGCGGCAGCGGCCGGTGGACTTCCCGGGGCGTCCGCGGCACCAGGCGCTGCAAGGTCCCCTCGGAGGCCGAGGGGCTGGGCACGGGGGAGGCGGCTGAGCTCGCAGAGCCCTGCCGGCAGCGCTTGCACAGCGGCAGCAGCGCGCGCATCTCCTCCTCGTCGCGGAAGGGGCTCTCTCCAAACCGCTCCTCCAGCTGTCGGAGaagctggggcggggaggggtgcgGTCGGTGCCCGGCCACCCGCCGGgtcccttccccatcctcagaGCTTCCTTGCTTAGGCGAGCTTCCCACACCTCAGTAAGCCCCTCCCTTTCCTGAGCATCCTCTTAGCTTCCCTTCCAAGTCTCCATCCCCCTCATTGAGCCCCTCCCACTCTGagtcccttccctttccctgaaTCCCCTTTGGCACTCCATCTTCCAGACCTAATACagtgacctccccccacccccaccaaggaCCGCACGGTGGGACCACATTaaacccttcccaccctgctcAACAACTCCACTCACGCAGGGCGTCTTCCTTGCCTGCCTCTTTCCCAAAGCAGCCTTGCAGATAAACCTCTGGCCAGCAGCCCACCTTCCTGcatttgctgctgctttttctgtctttcatctcTTGTTCCCTGGGGGGGCCTCAGTTCCTGACATCTCCATGTGCTATCTGCCCAGTGGGCATAAGAGAAGGAGCTGCTTTGGCCTCATCAAGGACCCAGGGGTGGAGTAGGGAATGGACATTTCTCCCAGAGGAGCCAAATGTTCAGATGCCTTTAGTTTCCAGGCAGGTAAAGCAGGCAGTGCTGGGACCTGGCCAAACTAAAGGGTTCATAATCTGGCCTACAGGTATTCAAGTGctaaatcaaaaggaaaagaaaacacctgGCCACCCAAACCAAGTACACCTAGGGGCTAGATTAGCTCAAGGGGCATGAGTTTAAGACCACAGAAAAATCTTCTGCCAAGTCTTAAGCACAGGCTACATGCTTTCCAATCAGTGCTCAGTTCAGATAAAAAGagtctccagcccctgccccagcccctacCTTTCGGGAACTGCCCCAGCCAAACTCTTCCAGCTGCTGCCTAAAGCCTGGGTTGGGGTTGGCGATGGGCCGGGTGGCCTTGATGGCTTCAAGCACATCCCGCCAGCTTAGCCCCGTCACAGTCATCACATACGCTGTCACGATGGTGGTGCTTCGGGAGATGCCTGCAAAGCTGGGACACCCCACGCCCAAGGGTTCAGATAAGGCCCAGTCTTCCCGCTGCCCTCCAAGCACCTCATTCCCACTTCAGTTTTCCCACCCTTGCCATCCTGAGTTCCAACCACAAGGAACCTGCCAGGACCTGTCTTCCATCTCCAGGCCTTTGctcttgttccctctgcctggagcacccccccccccagcattCTCCCACATCACAGGCCTGAGTGAAACACTGCTCCACTCTATCATTCAACACACGTTTCCTGATCATCTGTGACGTTTTAGGTACTGGGGATATAGCTGGGGGATAAAACAGACATGGTCTCTGCCATCCTGGGGCTTACAGTGTGGTTGGGGGAGACAGTCACTGACCAGGGAATCAATTTCAGGTGGTGATAATTGCTCTGAAGATGAGTCCAGGGGCCAGGAGATTGTATAGGAAGAGGTATTAATCTGGTGGAGGGGATGTGGAGGATTAGGAAAGGGGTTACTAAGGAAATGACATCAAGCTGAATCCTGAAAGATGGGTAAGGATTGTCAAGAATGTTCTGGACAGTATATGAAGACCACGTGGGTGGGCTCCTGGTGGACTGGAAGAACAGGGAGTTGGCCAGCACAGCTAGAgcaaggaaagggaggagagagggtgggagacaAGGCTGGAGGAGCTGTCCCTGTGGCTGGGGCTCAGGCAGAGCAGCCCTGAGCCGGGCATTGTCAGAAGTTATGGGATGAATGAAATCAACTGGGCCAAGGGCCCCTGGGAAAACCTAGGGGTCCTGTCTCCCAGGCTGGGGCTCCTCACTGCCTTATACTATTGCCTCAaaggccagaggggaggagaaggagaaggagttGGAACCATTGGAGAGTGCTGGGCTACCTGCATGACCTCACCTGTTTCTCCCAATAGCCTGCCAGGTCAatattcttttccccattttacagatcaggaaattgaATCCGAGGAAGAAACAGTTATttggccaaggccacacagctgtaAGGGACAGAGTCTGGATCTGAGCCTTCCATTAGATGGATGGTGGACTGTCAGGCACTTTGACAGGCTGCAGAAGATTCTGCATTCCCCGTAGGATGAGGGGGTGTTGAGGATGGAGAACAGCCACttacttcccctcctcccccgacTCCCCACGTAACTCACCAGTGCACAAGGCAGTTTCCTCCATTGAGACGACAACAGTGGATGAAGTTGATACATTCTTTGAAGTGCTTTTTGCTAGAGAAGAAAGCAATAGTTACAGAGCACTGGGGGATGGGGTCCTAGGAGTCGTCCCCCTCCCCATTTATAGGATGGCAAGAGACAAAGAGCCTGGGGACCTCAGGTCACCCAGCATATGCAGTGAATAGGAGCCAGTGCTGCTGTACAGGTGGACACGTGTGTGAAGCAACAATGGTGGCATTTccggtggggagaggggccaATAATGGCAAATCCCACCACAGGGGAGGTGCCCCTCTCCAACGGATCCCATTTTCATGGGGGGTTTATCTTGACCTTTCAAGGAAATGGGTGGGAGGAGTGCCACCCCTCTGAGGTCTGCAATCAGAGCGCCTGGGGACAATAAGGGTCAGCGTTGGGATTGGGAGCAAAAATTCCCAAGGGCAGGAGTGTGTGCTTGGGTCCCTCCCAGGCTGGGAGGTGCTGCTGCTAATAACACCAACAAAAATCCTGCTTTCTGAGCCCCCATTATGTGCCAGCCTCTGTCTTCGATCCTCAACCCGTGCCTTCTGATCCTTGAAAGCCTCCTTGATGTTGATAGCCCCCTACCCAACATATACCCATTTTCTctctcagagaagggaagtgatttgtccaaggtcacacagcaagaaaatGGCAAAGCCTGGCCCAAATCCAGATGCCTTAATTCCAAGGCCAGGAACAGGCTGAGCCTGACCCTTTCAAGCCTGCCAGGGCATCTGATCCTGAGGGACAGAGTACTTTCTCCATTTCATAGCTGAAGAGACTGAGCTCTGGAGGTTAGGAGTCTTGGCCAGGGGCAAAGGCAAGGGCATGGCTGGGACAGAGTCAAAGTGATCTGGGTGACCACCTGTGCCGGGGTCCCCAGGAGAGCTTTGTGGCCTGAgtcctctctgtcctcccttAGACCGCCTCCACTCTCCTCCTACCACCACAGGAGGCagctgtctgtccatctgtcagCCCATCCAGGGGGACTTACATGGGCACCTCAGGGGTGTCAGCCACTGGGATGCGAAGGTAGGTTATGTCCTGCAAGTACAAAACACACATGGGCAGTGGGGGGCCCTGGCCTGTACCCCCTGACCCAGGCCTGGGCCTCCCTAGCACCTTGTGACCCTAGGCCAGTTCCTGCCCCTCTTTGGGCCACTATTGTCCTCTCTGTCCAAAAAGGGTAGACACCATCTCTAAGAGCCTCCCAGCTCTGACCGTCTGGTTTCAGAACCTTCTGAGAAGATGGTATCCTAACCCTATAGGTGACTGGGTTACAAGGGCTTGCCAAAATGGATCCAGGGGACTTTTATTTAATGCTTGGGAAAGGGCCACTTAGAGTGACTCCCCTCCATATGAGAATTACAAAATTACACAGTAAGAAGGGCAACGcagattgaaaagaaacaaaaactatgaAGATAAGTTTTAGTTCATGAATTATGGTTATAAAACAATGTGCTAATTACTAAAATAATCAAGGAACGAATTGTCAGCAATTGCTCCCACAAACGTGCTATAACATCCTTTAATTCGTGCCCAACCTTCAAACAAGACTTTAAAGATGAATTCAGCCCACAGCCCAAGAATCGTTTTTCTTGAGGACTTCTCTTAATCCTTTGATATTCACATGGCTCTTTTCAAGGGCCTGGCCCACTTCCAGTGACTAAGGGACCCCCAGCCAGGTCCTCATGTGAGATCCCAGACTTTCTCTGTAACTCActctccccaaggtcacacaatccTGCATCTTTTGCAAGGCTGGCAATTTCACTTGGCCTTGGGTTTGCAGGGCATTATCAAACCCTTACTGGTAAGTTCACTGATGGATGGGGAGGGAGATGCTTGTGAGAAGGCGGGCTGCTGGAGCCAGGACTCAATTTGCCAGCAGGCATTTCATTAGCAAATATAGTTACGCCTGGAGAACTTCCCCATGCGCTCTAGTGACTGCATACTGTAAATACTCTACAACAAGCCTGCCCTATAAAGCGAAATCAGACTCACTGACCTggaaatttcttctttaaatgacACTGAGAGCTGCAGATTATCGGAGGTTGCTCTTAGAGACCATCAAATCTGACAcatggggaaactaaggcccagagagggggaggaccctgcccaaggtcacacagcaaatctATGACAGAACCTGGTCTGGATCTCATCTTCAgagccccttcccacccacagtTCTTTCCCTTCAGTGAATGACATAGACCTCAACAGACAAGGAAGAAGGGGCTATGTTTATGGGATGAGAATATGATTAACTCTGTTATTACATCAGCTCTAATTTGTGAAGCACCTATTATGTGGCTCTCAATATCCcagtgaggtaggtactgttataaAATTCCCTGTTTACAGATCAGGCAACTGAGGTTGAGAGAGGTGAAGTCCTGTGCCCAAGGTTACAGAGAATAAGTGGTAAAGATGTGAACTTGGGCCTCCTAACTCCAGCCCCCGTGACCCCTTCTCTTCCAGGATTCGAGAATACCGCACCAATCCTTCCGGTGGCGGCCGTGCTGTATAGTGTGCAAGGCAGCTTCGCCCTCTGCATCCTCACAGCAGGCCCCTGGGTGCAGGCAGGGCCGAGGAATcggaggcccagagagctgaAGTCATAGCCCAGGTCACAAGCAAGACACAGAGCCTAGAATCATCTATTTGGAGTCATCTATTCAGTGGGACAATGGGAAGCCCCTGTGAGGGCCTTTTTATGGTTCAGTGTGAGGTCTCTGGGGCCAGATGGCCtgtgttcaaattccagctccttAGCTTCCTGGATGTGTGACTTTTGGCaggttacttcacctctctggtcctcagttgcCAAACAGGGAGCAAATAGGGATGCTAATGTAAAACAGGCCAGTTAACCAAATGACCTAGCATGGGTCAGAAAGGCAGTACAggatttggcacatagtaggtgcttggtACATGGGTGCTGTGGGGTCTgaagcctccctccccacctatGTGCAGTCCTCGGATGGGGGTAGGGAGTACCTGCAGCAGAGGCTGAGGTGACTCATGGATGGAGATGATGTGTGTGATCTTATTCCGGCCTAGTTGATCTGGGTCTTTGGCATCTGAAAGAAACAAGATGCTTGAGCTAGTCTGGCAGGTATGACTTACGTGTTCCTGATGGCCAAGTGAAGAGGGCGCTCACTGCCCTGCTCTCCCCCTCATCCGCCCCTCTCCACCTTGGCCCACCCTCTGCCAGCTCCCTGCTCCTTCACCACCTCCTGTTCCCAGCATGCCAGGTCCTCCCACACCCCTCAGCTTCAGTCGTGCCACTGGGGCCCCCACAGGTACAGCCCAGCACCTCCCAACCTTGCCCACACAGTTCTTCCCATCGCAAACACCCTTCCCTGGCATATCCTGGACCCGggaattctacttctaggaatctTGTCTGCAGAACGGTTCGCTCACACAGAAAGCTGTGTGTTCTCTGCTGTGCTGTTTATGACAGTAAACACATCAGAAATAGTTAAAAATGGGAACAACCCAAAAGGGGACTGGATAAATAATGGTATATTCATACATGAATTCTGTGCAGCCACTAAAAAGATCTCTCTGTGCTGATGTGCAAGGAAGTCCACAATGTATTGTTAAATGGGAAACACAGGTTACAGAACAGCGTGCAGAATAggcttccatttttgttttaaatattataccTGTAGCTACAAAGATATATGAAAAATGACCCAGGGATATATCCCTTACTGCTCTCAGTGGCCATCAGGGCTGGATTTCCAGTCTATGCAGACCTTTCATAATCAGAGTAAACACACGTCCCTCTACCTCCATATGCCCCCTTCCTCATTCACCACATTTACTGTTTACCATGTGCAGCCTTGGCTGGGGATGGGGTTGTAGGGTCAAGCTcatggcccctgccctcatgggaCTGCACACTTAAAGAGGATTCAGACCTTACTTACCAAATACTCAGAAGTCAATGTAGTGTGAACTGCCGAGGGAGCTCCCGGGGAGGAAGGGACCAGGGTTTAAGAGACTGGAGCCCTCAGGGAAGGCCCTGCCCCAGTTCAGATGCCCCTCCCTCTCTGAAGCTTTCTCATACTCTGCAGATGGAAGTGACTTTTCCCGCCTCGGGTCTCCCAAGCCCAGGGCCAGCCTGTTTCTTAGCACAGGCCTGGGACAGGCAGGGTGCCACAGCCTTGAGCAATGTTCACCAGTGAAGTTTCCAAGGTAGAGTCCAGTCTCTAGAGACCTCCTCTCTGAGGAGGAGGTTGTGCGGGAAAGTGTTCCCAGTGTCCCAGCTAGAGCAACACCTCCAAAGGGACCTCAACCCAGAACCTCAAGGTGGGAAAAACTCTTAGAGGTGGGAGTGGGCCTTGTGCTAAGggagaggctgaggctcagagcaggtgcAGACTTGTCCAGTGTCCAGTTCTGAGTCCTTCACACTGGGGACACTCCCCCACCCACGAACCCCTTAGTCCTCAGGAGTGCttccccctcccagcctggcacAGCTTCCCTGCCCCCCGGCCCCATTCCTGAGAGCGTCCAAGTGTGTGGGCCAGAGTATGAATGGTGGACGCAGGCCTGGGACAGGGAGCATGCCATGGCCTTGGGACAGAGTGGGCAGTGCTCACCAATGAAGTTTCCGAGGTAGAGTCCAGGAAGTACCTACGGGAGAGACAGGCCGGGTTGGTTGGGTAGGGGTGCACCCACCCCTACCCAGTGGGGTGCCTGCAGCCCCTCTCAGTGCCATGAAGGGTATCTGGACCTCAGGACTCAGGGAGCAGTCTCCTCCCTCTTGCAGGCCTGGACTCTGAGAGGGTCTGGGAGGGCTGTAGGAGGGCACCAAGGGAGGCCAGCTTGGGTAGGggtgagaggaaagaggagagaaggggacgGGGGGAGGAGGGCAAAGGGAGAGGTGGCCTTGCCAAGGTGGGTGGTGGGGAATTCTGAGGAGGCGGTGGGAAACAGGGTCAGGGGAGGGTCATgcagaggcactgggggttgggggatgcAGAAACGGCATTAGAGTCCAGGGAAACAGAGACACATGGAGATAGAGAATGGAACTCCAAAAGAGAGTCTGGCGGTGACTGAGAGTCACAGAAAAACATGGCAAAAAATATAGAGTCGCAGAAACAGCAGAGACAGAGACCAGGGAGACAGAGACATGAACAgaaacacagagatacaaagtCAGAGAGAGATTACAGCCCCAGAGAGACAGACGGAGAAGTACGATCTCAAAGTCCCAGGGAGACAGATAAAGAAACATACTCAGCGAGAGCCAGAAGGTCAGAGGCGGGCGCCCGGCCGCGGCCGGGGGCGGCCAGGTGCGGGCT contains:
- the LOC102506374 gene encoding dual specificity protein phosphatase 15 encodes the protein MGNGMTKVLPGLYLGNFIDAKDPDQLGRNKITHIISIHESPQPLLQDITYLRIPVADTPEVPIKKHFKECINFIHCCRLNGGNCLVHCFAGISRSTTIVTAYVMTVTGLSWRDVLEAIKATRPIANPNPGFRQQLEEFGWGSSRKLLRQLEERFGESPFRDEEEMRALLPLCKRCRQGSASSAASPVPSPSASEGTLQRLVPRTPREVHRPLPLLVRVKQTFSCLPRCLSRKGGK